The Paenibacillus sp. FSL R7-0204 genome includes a region encoding these proteins:
- a CDS encoding DUF6843 domain-containing protein: MRKTLLLLIPLLLLLVLLFCSTNKRNPNIYLIPKNYVGWVQIIYDQEEFNAIKQDNGRNIFTIPESGVLKTSTPDVEYGMSFEEFYYYDEQNKQQKLDVDQMIHGHTIGDGESVSSSGKIEGPTVQSFFVGTEAELKNTPDPGYPDELMK; the protein is encoded by the coding sequence TTGAGAAAGACACTTCTCCTACTGATACCGTTGTTGTTATTATTGGTCCTTTTATTCTGCAGCACTAATAAACGCAATCCAAATATTTATCTTATTCCAAAAAATTATGTGGGTTGGGTACAGATTATTTATGATCAAGAGGAGTTTAACGCTATCAAACAGGATAATGGTAGAAACATTTTTACCATTCCTGAATCTGGAGTATTAAAAACATCCACTCCAGATGTTGAATATGGGATGTCTTTCGAAGAATTTTATTACTATGATGAACAAAATAAGCAGCAAAAATTAGATGTGGATCAAATGATCCACGGTCACACTATAGGCGACGGAGAGTCGGTTAGTAGTTCCGGTAAAATCGAGGGGCCTACGGTGCAGAGCTTTTTTGTAGGAACAGAAGCTGAGCTTAAAAATACTCCTGATCCTGGTTATCCTGATGAACTAATGAAATAA
- a CDS encoding TetR/AcrR family transcriptional regulator — protein MNLREKQMQMTKELIKEAALGLFCTQGIERTDMTQIAGQAGVSRRTLYLHYKDKEDLAAELYVDNLEQMFGQLLFDFDFARPIPSLEKILDQYLALREHEEALIYYDAIFGVYYSTLSKDPAELPDFKRAMEVWYARYINLETAAVAPEHQKKWLDLLQKSTHLYFMYLQKAVILTRQRGGSVTGEDRAADRQFKDFIMAGVRAT, from the coding sequence TTGAATTTACGTGAAAAGCAAATGCAAATGACCAAAGAGCTCATTAAGGAGGCCGCGCTGGGCCTATTCTGTACTCAGGGGATCGAACGCACGGATATGACACAGATCGCCGGACAAGCCGGGGTCTCCCGCCGCACGTTGTACCTTCATTATAAGGACAAGGAAGATTTAGCCGCGGAGCTCTATGTCGATAATCTGGAGCAGATGTTTGGACAGCTGCTGTTTGATTTTGATTTTGCCCGGCCTATTCCCTCCCTGGAGAAGATTCTGGATCAATATCTGGCGCTTAGAGAGCATGAGGAGGCGTTGATCTATTATGATGCTATTTTTGGAGTGTATTACAGCACCCTGTCCAAAGATCCGGCGGAGTTGCCTGATTTCAAGAGAGCTATGGAGGTCTGGTATGCCCGGTACATAAACCTTGAGACCGCAGCGGTGGCTCCTGAGCATCAAAAAAAGTGGCTGGACCTTCTGCAGAAGTCCACCCACCTGTATTTCATGTATTTACAAAAAGCGGTTATTCTTACCCGACAGCGGGGCGGTTCAGTTACCGGGGAAGACCGGGCAGCGGACCGGCAATTCAAGGATTTCATTATGGCTGGCGTACGGGCAACCTGA
- a CDS encoding pectin acetylesterase-family hydrolase has translation MRKIKKITLITGLGLMSLIGIAVLAVNAFVIQRPVTVTPVIAEAKPYEWNKVKLGGNTVSSDGSEYFMWTKRGESNNWIIFFSGGGVSWDARSAAHPIKIMNFIKGGDTGNYFADIPFYMLTLLGGMMDTDNPDNPFHGWNVVYLPYSTGDFHIGNRTVTYPRKDGSTFTMRYNGRTNVRSSLDWIYANVVKPGKLLIAGESAGGFGSAFWAPEIASHYRDAEIFQYADSSFLKSDKWPQVMAQEWNSDFTANFGYAPEADIIGAAFRANGRLLPAGTVLLQAYSVYDEILIHFQNKINDHNGPRDQKLIKAWSEEMRQSVAALAATVPNYYYYLTDYGLNAANGTTPHTFSTRETFYQAEQDGVKLVKWLGDVVNQQNRYSVGSEFLEASATAQE, from the coding sequence ATGCGAAAAATAAAGAAAATCACATTAATCACAGGGTTAGGACTAATGAGCCTGATTGGGATTGCTGTTCTTGCGGTCAACGCTTTTGTAATCCAAAGACCGGTCACTGTAACCCCTGTCATCGCTGAAGCGAAGCCATACGAGTGGAATAAGGTGAAACTGGGCGGAAATACCGTTTCCAGTGATGGATCAGAGTATTTCATGTGGACTAAGCGCGGTGAGAGCAACAACTGGATCATCTTCTTTTCCGGCGGCGGGGTCAGCTGGGATGCCCGGAGCGCTGCCCACCCCATTAAAATTATGAACTTTATTAAAGGCGGGGATACAGGCAACTATTTCGCTGACATTCCGTTCTATATGCTGACTTTGCTGGGCGGGATGATGGATACGGACAACCCGGATAATCCGTTTCACGGCTGGAATGTGGTCTACCTCCCTTATTCAACAGGTGACTTCCACATTGGTAACCGCACCGTTACCTATCCGCGAAAGGACGGGAGCACCTTCACCATGCGGTATAATGGGCGCACTAATGTGCGCAGCAGCCTTGACTGGATCTATGCGAACGTGGTTAAGCCGGGTAAGCTGCTGATTGCAGGCGAGAGCGCCGGGGGATTCGGGTCCGCCTTCTGGGCGCCCGAGATTGCTTCACATTACCGGGATGCTGAGATTTTTCAATATGCGGACAGCTCCTTCCTGAAGTCAGATAAGTGGCCGCAGGTGATGGCGCAGGAATGGAACTCGGATTTCACTGCAAACTTCGGGTATGCGCCGGAGGCAGATATTATCGGGGCTGCTTTTCGGGCAAATGGCCGGCTGCTGCCAGCAGGTACGGTGCTTTTACAAGCCTACTCGGTATACGACGAGATTCTGATCCACTTCCAGAACAAGATTAACGACCACAATGGTCCACGGGACCAGAAGCTCATTAAGGCGTGGTCAGAGGAAATGCGGCAGTCGGTAGCTGCTCTAGCGGCCACGGTTCCTAATTATTATTACTATCTGACCGACTATGGGCTGAATGCAGCCAACGGGACCACCCCGCACACTTTTTCCACCCGGGAGACCTTCTATCAGGCGGAGCAGGATGGTGTGAAGCTTGTGAAGTGGCTGGGGGATGTGGTCAATCAGCAGAATCGCTATTCTGTAGGCAGCGAGTTTTTGGAGGCGTCGGCAACCGCTCAGGAATAG
- a CDS encoding class I SAM-dependent methyltransferase: MNRDELFSHVQKFSEDQYSNEHRLNARIQLYQYCELKKDWHEWVFEHLGLTEGMKIAEIGCGTGVLWAKKLSEVPLRSEIVLTDASRGMIETAKGNIHDPLERFEYEIVDAEKMPWPDHSFEVLIANHLLYHFQDHKKIFSEINRVLVPNGTAYASTVSAKNYRELLFYFNIKKFKVLCFFCLLFVLGPRSFVLHCSLACQSIILAGQVN; the protein is encoded by the coding sequence ATGAACAGAGATGAATTATTTTCACATGTCCAAAAATTTTCTGAAGACCAGTATTCCAATGAACACCGCTTGAATGCAAGAATACAGCTGTATCAGTATTGTGAACTTAAGAAGGATTGGCATGAATGGGTATTTGAGCATTTGGGACTTACCGAGGGTATGAAGATTGCAGAAATCGGTTGCGGAACAGGTGTGTTGTGGGCGAAAAAACTGAGTGAAGTTCCGCTTAGATCAGAAATTGTCTTGACTGATGCCTCAAGAGGGATGATTGAAACGGCAAAAGGGAATATCCATGATCCGCTAGAGCGGTTTGAATATGAAATCGTTGATGCTGAGAAGATGCCTTGGCCGGACCATTCATTTGAGGTTTTGATTGCGAACCATCTGCTGTACCATTTTCAGGACCACAAGAAGATTTTCTCTGAAATCAACCGCGTATTGGTCCCTAATGGAACGGCCTATGCCTCAACTGTAAGCGCGAAAAATTATAGAGAGCTATTGTTTTATTTCAATATCAAAAAGTTTAAGGTCTTGTGCTTCTTTTGCTTGTTATTTGTATTGGGACCACGTTCTTTTGTTCTTCATTGCAGCTTGGCTTGTCAAAGCATAATTTTAGCAGGGCAGGTGAATTAA